A section of the Petrimonas sulfuriphila genome encodes:
- a CDS encoding methylglyoxal synthase translates to MRKKLTIALVAHDHRKADMVDWVIFNSDFLSHHHLVCTGTTGGLVRDALNEEGVFPEITCMNSGPMGGDAEIAAMVVRKEIDLAVFLIDDLNAQPHEADIMMLLRQCRIHNVPIACNRYSADLMITSSLWDDLSYVPMPPRYEKFERN, encoded by the coding sequence ATGAGAAAAAAACTGACCATTGCCCTGGTGGCCCATGATCATCGAAAAGCCGACATGGTCGACTGGGTTATCTTTAATTCAGATTTCCTATCCCACCATCATCTGGTCTGCACGGGCACAACCGGCGGACTGGTTCGTGATGCACTGAACGAAGAAGGAGTATTTCCCGAAATTACCTGCATGAATTCCGGCCCTATGGGTGGGGATGCTGAGATCGCAGCCATGGTGGTACGCAAAGAAATCGATCTCGCCGTGTTCCTGATCGACGACCTGAACGCACAGCCGCACGAGGCAGACATCATGATGCTGCTGCGCCAGTGCCGTATACATAACGTACCTATAGCCTGTAACCGTTACAGCGCCGACCTGATGATTACCAGCAGTCTGTGGGACGACCTGTCTTATGTCCCCATGCCGCCGCGATACGAAAAATTTGAACGAAATTAA
- a CDS encoding lipopolysaccharide biosynthesis protein produces the protein MAGGMKTLAKETAIYGVSSILGRFLNWLLTPFWTYVLMNTAQMGVVGNLYSWTALTVVILTYGMETGLFRFANKSDEDPLKVYTTTLISIAFTTFLFILLAILFLNPITTIFGSEAIKPHYVLLLIIILGLDTLSAIPFAFLRYQKRPIRFATIQVLNVVITIAFNLFFFLACPWLAVKFPGAFFWFDIGKGVDYILISNLMASFIRLLLLSPQLRVKYTFDGVLLKKMLVYSLPLLVLGVAGIMNQNLDKMLYPHLSTEVDKMGQLGIYTASFKVAVIMVMFTQAFRYAFEPFIFAKNKESGDNKLAYSQATKYFIIFGLFIFLAVMGYLDIVKYLLEVNYQEGLAIVPIVMAAELFFGIYFNLSLWYKLTDQTRWGAYLSLIGLVVTVLGNILFVPEYGYMACAWTAFFANLVMMVVSYFLGQKNYPIQYDLKSAGFYVVIASFLFAGIMFTHGNIGCAGLRLLVNTVLIGIYLLIVLKKDLPLQQIPIINKYFRK, from the coding sequence ATGGCAGGAGGAATGAAAACCCTTGCAAAGGAAACAGCAATTTACGGAGTAAGCAGTATATTGGGCAGATTTCTAAACTGGTTGCTTACCCCCTTTTGGACTTATGTTTTGATGAATACTGCCCAAATGGGAGTGGTGGGCAATCTGTACAGCTGGACTGCACTCACCGTTGTAATTCTTACGTATGGGATGGAAACCGGATTGTTCCGGTTTGCGAATAAAAGCGATGAAGATCCACTCAAGGTTTATACAACAACGCTTATCAGTATTGCTTTTACGACGTTTTTGTTCATTCTCCTAGCAATCTTATTTTTAAATCCTATAACAACCATTTTTGGAAGTGAGGCTATAAAACCACACTATGTTCTGCTGCTGATTATCATACTCGGATTAGATACGCTCAGTGCAATTCCCTTCGCTTTTTTGAGGTATCAAAAACGTCCCATCCGGTTTGCAACCATACAGGTCCTGAATGTTGTGATAACCATCGCGTTCAATCTTTTTTTCTTCCTGGCCTGTCCTTGGCTTGCCGTAAAATTCCCCGGAGCTTTTTTCTGGTTCGATATAGGCAAGGGAGTCGACTATATTTTGATATCCAACCTGATGGCGTCGTTTATCCGGTTACTGCTGCTTTCACCGCAATTGAGGGTGAAATATACTTTCGACGGAGTTTTGCTGAAGAAAATGTTGGTCTATTCCCTGCCGTTGCTTGTGCTGGGTGTTGCCGGAATAATGAATCAGAACCTGGATAAAATGCTTTATCCGCACCTTTCTACCGAAGTAGATAAGATGGGGCAGTTGGGCATTTACACGGCTTCGTTTAAGGTTGCGGTGATTATGGTCATGTTCACTCAAGCTTTCCGATACGCTTTCGAACCGTTTATCTTTGCTAAAAATAAAGAATCAGGTGACAATAAGTTGGCCTATTCCCAGGCAACCAAGTATTTCATTATTTTTGGGCTGTTTATTTTCCTGGCTGTCATGGGGTATCTCGATATCGTAAAATATTTGCTGGAGGTTAACTATCAGGAGGGGCTTGCTATAGTTCCAATCGTGATGGCAGCAGAGTTGTTTTTTGGTATCTACTTCAATCTGTCGTTGTGGTATAAACTGACCGATCAGACCCGGTGGGGCGCTTATTTATCCTTAATCGGACTCGTTGTAACGGTGTTGGGAAATATCTTATTTGTCCCGGAATACGGTTACATGGCTTGTGCCTGGACAGCATTTTTTGCTAACCTTGTCATGATGGTGGTTTCTTATTTTCTCGGTCAGAAAAACTATCCCATTCAATACGATTTAAAATCGGCAGGATTTTATGTTGTCATAGCCTCGTTCCTGTTTGCGGGAATAATGTTTACTCACGGAAATATTGGTTGTGCCGGATTAAGGTTACTTGTAAACACTGTTTTAATAGGAATTTACCTGCTTATAGTTTTAAAAAAGGACTTACCTTTGCAGCAGATACCCATTATAAATAAATATTTCAGGAAATAA
- a CDS encoding S46 family peptidase, translating into MRKILLITAILLVALATKADEGMWLLKELNRESVERMKELGFTFPVNKLYDEKNASLKDAVVIFGGGCSGVAVSDKGLIFTNHHCGYGAIQKLSSVEADYLKNGFKADNLQQELYADGLTISFLRSMEEVTQQILPKVPSVLSEVQRELAIDSISDELLKQYDDDPFTSVRIIPFYSGNKYYKVVYDVFRDIRLVVTPPSSIGKYGGDTDNWMWPRHTGDFSVFRVYADRNNKPAKHNADNVPYKPKYVVPVSLGGVRDGDYAMTIGYPGSTQRYLSSFGIAQQMESENKPRVEVRGAKQDIWWDAMTKNDTIRLKYANKYAGSSNYWKNSMGMNEALVKLDVLAEKRLLESRLTSWINKSERNKAKYGHLLKTLEEAYAGSTDMARYTTYFLETFNNGIELIRFANTILQFDMDGTEEDKAEFINDRIIESYKNYESKLDRKVLPVLMRLYEQRVPEKYLPDIYKKIKTQFDGDYDKYADWLFANSQFTNLTDLMNLLKDANTEMLTKDPAMELALSTKDMGYELSGQMMSAYENMMRGERELMAALMEMDSRKNFYPDATFTQRMSYGSVKGYKPRDGVWYDYYTTEKGVLEKYKENDPEFHLQPYIVDALQKRDFGRYAAKDGTMRVNFLSDNDITGGNSGSPVFNGKAELIGLAFDGNWEALSGDIVFEPEMQRTISVDVRYVLYTIDKIMNAPHIVSELKIVK; encoded by the coding sequence ATGAGAAAGATACTATTGATTACTGCCATATTGCTTGTGGCACTTGCAACCAAAGCCGACGAAGGAATGTGGCTTTTGAAAGAACTTAATCGGGAGAGTGTGGAGCGAATGAAAGAACTGGGATTCACTTTTCCAGTAAACAAACTATACGATGAGAAAAACGCTTCGCTGAAAGATGCAGTGGTCATTTTCGGCGGCGGTTGTTCCGGTGTTGCCGTATCCGACAAAGGGTTGATTTTTACCAACCACCATTGCGGGTACGGTGCTATTCAAAAACTAAGTTCGGTTGAAGCGGATTACCTGAAAAATGGCTTCAAAGCCGATAATTTGCAACAGGAATTATATGCTGATGGGTTGACTATTTCTTTTCTCCGCAGTATGGAGGAAGTTACCCAGCAGATTTTGCCTAAGGTGCCTTCCGTGTTAAGCGAAGTACAACGCGAATTGGCCATCGACTCTATCTCGGATGAACTGCTCAAGCAATACGACGACGATCCCTTTACCTCTGTGCGGATTATCCCTTTTTATTCAGGGAATAAATACTACAAAGTAGTTTATGATGTTTTTCGTGATATCCGTTTGGTGGTAACTCCACCATCGTCGATAGGAAAATACGGAGGTGATACGGATAACTGGATGTGGCCCCGCCACACGGGTGATTTTTCGGTTTTCCGCGTGTATGCGGACAGGAACAATAAACCGGCTAAACACAACGCCGATAATGTGCCATACAAGCCTAAATATGTGGTTCCGGTTTCCTTGGGAGGAGTGAGAGACGGCGACTATGCCATGACCATCGGTTATCCGGGAAGCACACAACGCTATCTTTCGTCGTTTGGAATTGCGCAGCAAATGGAATCGGAGAACAAGCCGCGTGTTGAGGTACGTGGAGCCAAACAGGATATCTGGTGGGATGCCATGACTAAAAACGATACTATCCGGTTGAAATATGCTAACAAGTATGCCGGAAGCTCAAACTACTGGAAAAACTCCATGGGTATGAACGAAGCCCTTGTTAAACTTGACGTATTGGCGGAAAAGCGCTTGTTGGAAAGCCGGTTGACAAGCTGGATCAACAAAAGCGAAAGAAACAAGGCAAAATACGGTCATCTGCTAAAAACGCTGGAAGAAGCGTATGCCGGTTCTACTGATATGGCTCGTTACACGACCTATTTTCTCGAAACGTTTAACAACGGAATCGAATTGATCCGCTTTGCCAATACCATCCTTCAGTTTGATATGGACGGGACGGAAGAAGACAAGGCTGAATTTATCAACGACAGGATCATTGAGTCGTATAAAAATTATGAGTCAAAACTTGACCGGAAAGTCCTTCCTGTATTAATGCGGCTCTACGAACAGCGAGTTCCGGAAAAGTACCTTCCCGATATTTACAAAAAAATTAAAACCCAATTTGATGGGGATTACGACAAGTATGCCGATTGGTTGTTTGCCAATTCTCAATTTACCAACCTTACTGATTTGATGAATTTGTTGAAAGATGCAAATACGGAAATGCTGACCAAAGACCCGGCTATGGAGCTGGCATTATCGACTAAAGATATGGGCTACGAACTCTCGGGGCAAATGATGTCGGCATATGAAAACATGATGAGGGGTGAGCGAGAACTGATGGCTGCATTGATGGAGATGGACTCTCGAAAGAATTTTTATCCCGATGCAACGTTTACCCAAAGAATGAGTTATGGATCGGTGAAAGGATATAAGCCGCGCGACGGGGTCTGGTATGATTATTATACGACCGAAAAAGGAGTGTTGGAAAAATATAAGGAAAACGATCCGGAATTTCATTTACAACCTTACATCGTTGATGCTCTCCAAAAAAGAGATTTTGGAAGATATGCAGCTAAGGATGGGACTATGCGAGTGAATTTCCTTTCCGATAACGACATTACCGGAGGTAATTCGGGAAGCCCTGTTTTTAACGGGAAAGCGGAACTTATCGGATTGGCGTTCGACGGAAACTGGGAGGCGTTGAGCGGAGACATTGTCTTTGAACCCGAGATGCAACGTACGATCAGCGTGGATGTCCGTTACGTGCTTTACACAATCGATAAAATCATGAACGCACCTCATATCGTCAGTGAGCTAAAGATTGTAAAGTAA
- a CDS encoding FKBP-type peptidyl-prolyl cis-trans isomerase, with translation MKTTLYSFVVACLSLFLVSCEKTVSFDDEFKMDNEKQFAKITASSEYTKIESQSGNGHIMYKEITDGDTGETPYFTDQVSVLYTGWFKRYWTKEDTFTGDDGNLFKNKVIFDSTADRNNVPSKFTVGSELIDGFSTALQHMEVGDRWEVWIPWQLGYGATGRGDIKGYSTLVFEIELLEIVK, from the coding sequence ATGAAAACAACATTATACTCCTTCGTCGTTGCCTGCTTGTCCCTGTTTCTTGTTTCCTGCGAGAAGACAGTCAGTTTTGATGATGAGTTCAAGATGGATAACGAGAAGCAATTTGCGAAAATTACTGCAAGCTCAGAATACACAAAAATTGAATCCCAATCGGGAAACGGACACATCATGTACAAAGAGATCACCGACGGTGATACCGGGGAAACGCCTTATTTTACGGATCAAGTCAGTGTGTTGTACACCGGTTGGTTCAAAAGGTATTGGACCAAGGAGGATACATTTACCGGCGATGACGGGAATCTTTTTAAGAACAAAGTGATTTTTGACTCAACCGCCGACAGGAATAATGTTCCCAGTAAATTTACCGTGGGCAGCGAATTAATTGACGGATTCAGCACTGCCTTACAACACATGGAGGTAGGAGATAGATGGGAGGTATGGATTCCCTGGCAATTGGGTTATGGAGCCACAGGTAGAGGTGATATAAAAGGCTACTCCACCCTGGTTTTCGAAATTGAGTTGTTGGAAATTGTGAAATAA
- a CDS encoding glycine--tRNA ligase: protein MAQEDVFKKIVSHCKEYGFVFPSSEIYDGLGAVYDYGQMGVELKNNIKKYWWDSMTLLHENVVGIDSAIFMHPTIWKASGHVDAFNDPLIDNKDSKKRYRADVLIEEYLAKIDEKIEKEVEKAAKRFGDSFDEKMYRETNPRVLENQQKRDEVHARFAKALNDSNLDDLRQLIVDCEIACPVSGSRNWTEVRQFNLMFATEMGSTAEGAMKVYLRPETAQGIFVNFLNVQKTGRMKVPFGIAQIGKAFRNEIVARQFIFRMREFEQMEMQFFVAPGTELDWFEYWKKERLKWHQALGFGNENYQFHDHDKLAHYANAATDIEFRMPFGFKEVEGIHSRTDFDLSQHEKYSGKKMQYFDPELNSSYVPYVVETSIGVDRMFLSVLTSSYCEEKLEGGEIRVVLKIPAAIAPVKLAVLPLVKKDGLPEKATEIMDALKFSFACQYDEKDSIGRRYRRQDAIGTPYCVTVDHQTLKDNTVTVRDRDTMEQKRVTINEIEKEISFNTDIKQLLKKLNK from the coding sequence ATGGCACAAGAAGACGTTTTTAAAAAGATTGTATCGCACTGTAAAGAGTACGGATTTGTTTTTCCATCGAGCGAGATTTACGATGGGTTAGGCGCCGTTTACGACTACGGGCAAATGGGTGTTGAACTGAAAAACAACATCAAAAAATATTGGTGGGACAGCATGACCTTACTGCACGAGAACGTGGTGGGGATTGATTCTGCCATTTTTATGCATCCAACTATATGGAAAGCTTCGGGGCACGTGGATGCTTTTAACGATCCGCTGATAGACAATAAAGACAGCAAAAAACGTTATCGGGCCGATGTATTGATTGAAGAATACCTGGCAAAGATTGACGAGAAAATAGAGAAGGAAGTTGAAAAGGCAGCCAAACGGTTCGGGGACAGCTTTGATGAAAAGATGTATCGCGAAACCAATCCGCGCGTATTGGAGAATCAACAAAAACGCGACGAGGTCCATGCCCGGTTTGCAAAAGCATTGAATGACAGTAATCTTGATGACCTGCGTCAACTCATTGTTGATTGTGAAATAGCCTGTCCGGTAAGCGGATCCAGGAACTGGACAGAAGTACGCCAGTTCAACCTGATGTTTGCCACGGAAATGGGCTCTACTGCTGAGGGTGCCATGAAGGTATACCTCCGGCCAGAAACGGCGCAGGGCATTTTCGTCAACTTCCTTAATGTGCAAAAAACCGGTCGGATGAAAGTTCCTTTCGGCATCGCACAGATTGGCAAGGCTTTTCGTAACGAAATCGTTGCCCGTCAGTTTATTTTCCGCATGCGCGAGTTCGAACAGATGGAGATGCAGTTTTTTGTAGCGCCGGGCACAGAACTCGACTGGTTTGAATATTGGAAAAAGGAGCGATTAAAATGGCATCAGGCTCTCGGTTTCGGCAATGAAAATTATCAATTTCACGACCACGACAAGTTGGCCCATTACGCCAATGCCGCTACAGACATTGAGTTTCGCATGCCTTTCGGCTTTAAGGAAGTGGAAGGAATTCACTCCCGCACCGATTTTGATTTGTCCCAACACGAAAAATACTCGGGCAAGAAGATGCAGTATTTCGATCCGGAACTCAACAGTTCCTACGTTCCTTACGTAGTGGAAACTTCTATCGGGGTAGATCGGATGTTTCTTTCAGTCCTCACCAGCTCCTATTGCGAAGAGAAACTGGAAGGCGGGGAAATTCGCGTAGTGCTGAAAATTCCTGCAGCCATAGCTCCCGTGAAACTAGCTGTCCTTCCCTTGGTAAAAAAAGACGGATTGCCCGAAAAAGCAACTGAAATAATGGATGCATTAAAATTCAGTTTTGCTTGTCAGTACGACGAAAAAGACAGCATTGGCAGGCGCTATCGTCGCCAGGATGCTATTGGCACGCCTTACTGCGTCACCGTTGACCACCAGACATTAAAAGACAACACCGTGACGGTTCGTGACCGGGACACGATGGAGCAAAAACGGGTTACCATCAACGAAATTGAGAAAGAAATTTCATTCAACACCGACATAAAACAGTTGCTTAAAAAACTTAATAAATAA
- the dacB gene encoding D-alanyl-D-alanine carboxypeptidase/D-alanyl-D-alanine-endopeptidase: MKRFLLLYLSLCSVWLSYSQVGLQQLLNNAALKHASVGIQVTDLNTGKTIVSHDPQKSLTPASITKVITSATALELLGSEYRYVTQVTLDESDPTRILVLGSGDPTLGSDVFGDNTTAFFINITDALKKELQPDREYSIYVVDNLFGYDGISPEWTWIDIGNYYASGSYGISIFDNTYKLFFNTSAKIAPPRILRTEPDMKKIRFTNFLTLNTTGSDNGYIYGIPFSYERTVKGNIPAGKAEFSIKGDIPDPGLFLGETLADYLVRSGIKISQVETARTDYLAKKQVQYKPGKIVHTQTSRPMKDIVQEVNVKSNNHYAEHLLRIIGRTQNTDIYSDALQAGIDYVKKFWEQQGISISSLTLHDGSGLAPQNAFSPAFLTEILAYMYTKSKNSKVFFDSLPKAGKDGTLRSFMRNTKYEGKISAKSGSIGGVQCYSGYLIDGNKQYAFTVMINKFNGTRPQVRSAIEKFLSTL, from the coding sequence ATGAAACGATTTCTTCTTTTATATCTTTCACTGTGTTCCGTTTGGTTATCCTATTCGCAGGTTGGGCTGCAACAACTCCTCAATAATGCCGCCTTGAAGCATGCCTCGGTAGGTATTCAGGTCACGGACCTGAATACCGGGAAAACAATTGTTTCGCACGATCCGCAAAAATCGCTTACGCCGGCATCGATAACAAAGGTTATTACTTCCGCAACGGCCCTGGAGCTGTTGGGTAGCGAGTATAGATACGTTACACAGGTGACTTTGGATGAGAGTGATCCTACAAGGATCCTGGTGCTTGGCTCGGGTGATCCCACGCTTGGCAGTGATGTCTTTGGCGACAACACGACCGCATTTTTCATCAATATCACCGATGCGCTGAAGAAAGAATTGCAGCCGGATCGAGAATACAGCATTTACGTAGTCGATAACCTGTTCGGATACGACGGTATTTCGCCCGAATGGACTTGGATTGATATCGGAAATTACTACGCCTCGGGAAGTTACGGGATAAGTATTTTTGATAATACATATAAACTTTTTTTTAATACTTCTGCCAAGATCGCCCCGCCCCGGATTCTTCGGACGGAGCCGGATATGAAAAAGATCCGGTTCACCAATTTTCTTACACTAAATACGACGGGAAGTGATAATGGTTACATCTATGGTATTCCGTTTTCATACGAGAGAACAGTGAAAGGGAATATTCCTGCTGGAAAGGCCGAGTTCAGCATCAAGGGCGATATCCCTGATCCGGGTCTTTTTTTAGGTGAAACGCTGGCTGATTATCTTGTCCGTTCGGGGATAAAAATAAGTCAAGTAGAAACTGCAAGGACAGATTATCTGGCAAAAAAACAGGTACAGTATAAACCGGGAAAGATCGTTCACACGCAAACTTCACGGCCGATGAAAGATATCGTGCAGGAGGTGAATGTAAAGAGCAATAACCATTACGCAGAGCATTTGCTCAGGATAATCGGAAGAACACAAAATACCGATATATACAGCGATGCGCTTCAGGCAGGGATCGATTATGTAAAGAAATTTTGGGAACAACAAGGGATTTCTATCTCGTCGCTTACGTTGCATGACGGGTCCGGACTTGCACCTCAGAATGCGTTCAGCCCGGCATTCCTGACCGAAATTCTGGCATATATGTACACGAAAAGCAAAAATTCGAAAGTTTTTTTCGATTCGCTACCCAAAGCCGGAAAAGACGGTACATTACGCAGTTTTATGCGCAACACGAAATACGAGGGCAAAATATCAGCAAAAAGCGGAAGTATTGGCGGAGTGCAGTGCTATTCAGGCTATCTTATTGATGGAAACAAGCAATATGCCTTCACGGTGATGATTAATAAATTTAATGGCACCCGCCCACAAGTGAGGAGTGCCATTGAGAAATTTTTATCGACGTTGTAG